One Spinacia oleracea cultivar Varoflay chromosome 4, BTI_SOV_V1, whole genome shotgun sequence DNA segment encodes these proteins:
- the LOC110784670 gene encoding PH, RCC1 and FYVE domains-containing protein 1: protein MADLVSYGNADRDIEQALVALKKGSQLLKYGRKGKPKFCPFRLSSDETTLIWLSSGGEKSIKLSCVTRIIPGQRTAVFRRYLRPDKDYLSFSLVYNNGKRSLDLICKEKVEAEVWIAGLTALIAAGKGGRSKIDGWNEEGLSFHDNKDLISSSPTDSSLPLTRYLSSPEDSLSFHGGLSPKHNQFGNFMSSEKSHAASENINMQAKGSASDIFRVSVSSAPSTSSHGSAGDDCDALGDVYIWGEVICESSSKAGGDKTFISTRADLLLPKPLESNVVLDVHLIACGVRHAALVTRQGEVFTWGEESGGRLGHGVGKDVLQPRLVESLIAYNVDFVACGEFHSCAVTMSGELYTWGDGTHNAGLLGHGNEVSHWIPKRIAGPLEGLQVASVTCGPWHTALITSTGQLFTFGDGTFGVLGHGDRENISYPREVDSLSGLRTVAVACGVWHTAAVVEVIVTQSSSSISSGKLFTWGDGDKNRLGQGDKEPRLKPTCVPSLIEHNFHKVACGHSLTVGLTTLGNVFTMGSTVYGQLGNPFSDGKLPCLVEDRLGGETVEEIACGAYHVSVLTSRNEVYTWGKGANGRLGHGDIEDRKTPTLVEALKDRHVKYITCGSTYTTAICLHKWVSGAEQSQCSSCRQAFGFTRKRHNCYNCGLVHCHSCSSKKAYRAALAPNPSKPYRVCDSCFTKLSKVLEGGSNRGKSSGPRLSGENKDKLDKAELRLSKSMLPSNLDLIKQLDTKAAKQGKKAETFSLIQASQTPLLQLKDVVLSGSVDVKQTIPRPVTTTTSISRPVSPFSRKPSPPRSATPVPTTSGLSFSKSIADSLKKTNELLNQEVIKLRAQVESLQQRCELQELELQKSAKKTKEAMALAADDSAKTKAAKEVIKSLTAQLKDMAERLPPGAYDLENIKMPQLPNGFEPNGIHSTDTNGEHALRPDHGNGSISALLAGVDSSTTNGTQGTLQSPRDSYMLNENSYQLNEGFAALKVGEDRLHAKLSTAAGGLLTCSSSVSDASDARISASDSRISASDSRISASDSRISASDARISASSQDGLNSIRSKSPVPSVGNNNSQVEAEWIEQYEPGVYITLVALRDGSRDLKRVRFSRRRFGEHQAETWWSENREKVYERYNVRGSDKSSVSGQTARRSDGAMSPASSYN from the exons ATGGCAGATCTTGTTAGTTATGGTAATGCCGATCGTGACATTGAGCAG GCATTGGTTGCTTTAAAGAAGGGTTCCCAGCTACTTAAATATGGTCGTAAGGGCAAGCCGAAATTTTGCCCGTTTAGACTTTCTAGT GATGAAACAACATTGATTTGGTTGTCTAGTGGCGGCGAGAAAAGTATAAAGCTATCTTGTGTAACAAGAATTATTCCTGGACAGAGAACT GCTGTTTTTAGGAGGTATTTGCGTCCAGACAAGGATTATTTGTCATTTTCCCTTGTATACAACAACGGAAAACGATCTCTTGATCTG ATCTGCAAGGAGAAAGTTGAGGCTGAGGTGTGGATTGCTGGTCTCACAGCACTCATAGCCGCTGGGAAAGGTGGGCGCTCAAAAATTGACGGATGGAATGAGGAAGGCCTTTCCTTTCAT GATAACAAAGATCTGATCTCAAGTAGTCCAACTGACAGTTCTCTTCCCCTGACAAGATATCTTAGCTCACCTGAAGATTCTCTTAGTTTTCATGGTGGTTTATCTCCTAAACATAACCAGTTTGGCAACTTTATGTCTTCTGAGAAATCACATGCAGCTTCAGAGAATATAAATATGCAAGCAAAAGGATCTGCTTCAGATATTTTTCGGGTTAGTGTTTCTAGTGCACCTAGCACTTCTAGTCATGGATCTGCAGGTGATGATTGTGACGCTCTTGGTGATGTGTACATTTGGGGTGAAGTCATATGTGAGAGTTCTTCCAAGGCCGGAGGTGATAAAACTTTTATTAGCACAAGAGCAGATCTTCTTCTTCCAAAGCCATTGGAGTCTAATGTTGTTTTGGATGTACACCTCATAGCTTGTGGTGTTCGGCATGCTGCTCTTGTTACAAGGCAAGGTGAAGTTTTCACCTGGGGTGAGGAGTCTGGAGGTAGGCTGGGTCATGGTGTGGGGAAGGATGTTCTTCAACCCCGTTTAGTTGAGTCTTTAATTGCTTACAATGTTGATTTTGTTGCATGTGGTGAATTTCATAGTTGTGCTGTAACAATGTCTGGTGAGTTGTACACATGGGGTGATGGCACTCATAATGCAGGGCTTCTTGGTCATGGCAATGAAGTTAGTCATTGGATACCAAAGAGAATTGCTGGACCTCTTGAAGGACTACAAGTGGCTTCTGTAACTTGTGGCCCATGGCATACTGCTTTAATAACATCTACTGGGCAGCTCTTCACATTTGGTGATGGAACATTTGGTGTCTTGGGCCATGGAGACCGGGAAAACATTTCTTATCCAAGAGAGGTGGATTCTCTTTCTGGTTTGAGGACAGTTGCTGTTGCATGTGGGGTCTGGCATACTGCAGCCGTTGTTGAAGTTATTGTAACTCAATCCAGTTCTAGCATTTCATCAGGAAAATTGTTCACTTGGGGGGACGGAGATAAAAATCGTCTTGGTCAAGGTGACAAAGAGCCCCGGCTGAAACCAACTTGTGTGCCGTCACTTATTGAACACAACTTTCATAAAGTTGCTTGTGGGCATAGTTTAACTGTTGGACTGACCACATTGGGTAATGTTTTTACGATGGGGAGTACTGTTTACGGACAGCTTGGAAATCCTTTTTCTGATGGGAAACTACCTTGCTTGGTGGAAGATAGGCTTGGTGGTGAAACAGTTGAAGAGATTGCCTGTGGTGCATATCACGTGTCAGTGTTAACGTCCAGGAATGAAGTTTATACATGGGGGAAGGGAGCAAATGGGAGGTTAGGCCACGGGGATATAGAGGACCGAAAAACACCGACGTTGGTTGAGGCCTTAAAGGATAGACATGTGAAATATATCACTTGTGGTTCAACTTACACAACAGCTATATGTCTTCACAAATGGGTATCTGGTGCTGAGCAATCTCAGTGTTCCTCTTGTAGGCAGGCTTTTGGATTTACCAGAAAAAGGCATAACTGCTACAATTGTGGACTTGTACACTGTCATTCATGTAGTTCAAAGAAGGCATATAGGGCTGCTCTGGCTCCAAATCCTAGCAAACCTTATCGTGTATGTGATTCTTGTTTTACCAAACTGAGTAAAGTTTTAGAAGGTGGGAGCAATAGAGGAAAAAGTTCAGGGCCTCGGCTCTCAGGTGAAAACAAAGATAAATTAGATAAAGCAGAATTAAGACTGTCAAAGTCGATGCTACCTTCTAATTTGGATTTAATCAAGCAGTTAGATACTAAAGCTGCCAAGCAGGGAAAGAAGGCTGAGACATTCTCACTGATACAGGCTTCTCAAACACCTTTGTTACAGCTGAAAGACGTCGTTTTATCTGGTAGTGTTGATGTAAAGCAAACAATACCGAGGCCAGTTACTACGACTACTTCCATTTCCAGACCTGTATCACCTTTCTCACGTAAGCCAAGTCCTCCACGTTCAGCAACTCCAGTTCCTACGACTTCTGGCTTGTCTTTCTCTAAAAGTATTGCTGACAGTTTAAAGAAGACTAATGAACTCCTAAACCAAGAAGTAATTAAATTGCGTGCTCAG GTCGAGAGCTTGCAGCAGCGATGTGAACTTCAAGAGTTAGAGCTTCAAAAATCAGCAAAGAAAACTAAAGAAGCTATGGCGCTTGCTGCAGATGATTCTGCAAAGACTAAAGCTGCCAAGGAAGTAATAAAGTCTCTTACTGCACAG CTCAAAGATATGGCTGAGAGGTTGCCACCAGGGGCATATGATCTAGAAAACATAAAGATGCCACAACTACCAAATGGTTTTGAACCAAACGGTATTCATTCTACTGATACAAATGGAGAGCATGCTTTGAGACCCGATCATGGAAATGGTTCAATCAGTGCATTGTTAGCTGGAGTTGATTCTTCCACAACAAACGGAACACAAGGAACTCTACAATCACCTAGGGATTCATATATGCTCAATGAAAACAGTTATCAGCTGAATGAAGGTTTTGCAGCCTTGAAGGTTGGAGAGGATCGTCTACATGCCAAACTGTCAACTGCTGCTGGAGGTCTCCTGACATGCAGCAGTAGTGTTTCTGATGCCTCTGATGCTCGAATTTCGGCATCTGATTCTCGAATTTCGGCATCTGATTCTCGAATTTCGGCATCTGATTCTCGAATTTCAGCATCTGATGCCAGGATTTCGGCATCATCACAAGATGGGCTTAACAGTATTAGGTCAAAGAGTCCAGTTCCATCAGTAGGTAATAATAATAGTCAAGTTGAAGCAGAGTGGATTGAACAGTACGAACCTGGTGTTTATATCACTCTGGTTGCTCTTCGAGATGGAAGTAGAGATCTCAAACGAGTGCGCTTCAG